The Algoriphagus halophilus sequence TCTCTAAATTTACCTTCTTCAATTTGTTTTTGAAGATTTCTATGGGTTGCTGCAATTATTCTAACGTCCACTTTTTTGGTTTCCGAACTTCCAACAGGCTCGAAAGTACCTTCTTGAATCACCCGTAATAATTTTGCTTGTAATGGCAATGGAAGCTCGGCTATTTCATCAAGAAATATGCTTCCTTGATCTGCTAATGAAAACCGGCCTTCTCTTGCTGTTAATGCTCCAGTAAAAGCCCCTTTAACATGTCCAAAGAGTTCACTTTCGATTAATTCAGCAGGTAGCGCGGCGCAATTTAATGTGATCATAGGTTTAGAACTTCGATCACTTGACTCATGTACCGCTTTAGCAAATAATTCCTTTCCTGTGCCAGTTTCACCAAGAATCAATACATTGGCATTAGTCCTTGCAACCTGTATTACTTGTTCAAGACATTTTTTGATAGGCTCACTGTCACCAATAATATAATTGAATTGTTGTGCATTTACTTTTTCTTTGAGCATGGCAGTTTCAGCATGTAATTCTTTAATTTTCATATTGCTGGATACCTCATCTTTAATGTTTCTTATAAATAATGCATAGTATAGATTATTCTCAAATAGGTAGGAGGATAGATTTATTTTGGTGGGAAAGGACTCGCCCTTACAATTGAGACATACAAAAGGTTCTTCGAAATTTAGTGAGCCATTTGTGTCACATAAATTGTTGTAATTTAGAATTGATAATTCAAAGGTTTTGGAGGAATGAGCATCAAATAGATTCTTAACATCTATACCTAAAAATACAAGGTCTTTAAATTCGAATAGTTGATTAGCAGCATCATTAGCTTGAGTAATTTTAAACTCTGAATTGAATTCAATGATAGCATCGGTTGTGCCATTCACTAATCTGTATAATTTAGATTCACTTTCAATTACTTTTTTTTGGATTAGTTCACGCCTTAACTCTGCAGCTGCTCTTGATGCAAATATTTTAAAAATCGCAAATACTTCAGGAATTTCAGGCATGGGTTTATTGTCTAATAAGGCCAAATGGCCAAGTATTTTCCCATCTATATCTCTTAAGGAAATGCCCATATAACTAACTGCTCCTAAAGGCTTAAGATCAGGGTCTTTTGGGTAGAGATCAATTACTTTATTAGGTATATGACAAATGTCGTGACCATTTAAAACGGGTTCACACGGGGTATTGGGTACGGAATACTCATATTTATCTACGTATGCCCCGTCCAACCAAAAAGCCAGGGCATTCAATTTATTTTGGTCCTCCCAGTATTCTGTGACCCATACGCCATAGACATCTAAAATTTCAGCTAAATGCTTTACCAAAGCTTCAAAAAATTCTTTCCCTGTAAATTGAGAGGTACTTTCTACAATTTGTTTTAAAGCAATTATTGAGGGTGTGCTTTTTTGTGGTTGCATGATGAAAAATAATTACTGACGAATTTAAGTTACCTGAAAAATGAATTATGACGAAATATCGTCAACACTATTTGATAATATTTATTTTAAAACACTGATAATCAGTGTATTGTGTTTTAGGTATGAGGCATGTTTATTCCTAAACATTATAAACAAAAAAATATTTTAAAAATGGAAACATTACAAAAAACAGTAAACGGATTCAAATCTCAAGATATTATGGATACCGTTGGAGCAATTCAATCTAACCCTGAAATTGCAAAATTTAAATTTAGAGCTAGAAACAAATGGATTTCTGGAGGACACAACAGAAGTACTATTCAAGATTTTTATGGTGCTTGTAGAGAAGACGAAACCAGAAAGGAACCATTTGTTTTTGACAACAGTGAACCACCAATTTTATTGGGAAACAACGAAGGTGCTAACCCTGTAGAATTTATTCTTCATGGTTTGGCTGGTTGTATGACCACAACCATGATGCTTCATGCTGCTGCCAACGGAATTTCTGTGGATCATGTAGAGTCAAGTTTAGAAGGAGATCTCGATGTTCAAGGTTTTTTAGGATTGGACGAAACTATTAGAAATGGGTATCAGAAGATCAAAGTGAACTTCAAGATAGAAGGAGACCTTACAGAGGAAGAAAAGCAAAAATTAATTTCCTTTGCATATATGTCACCTGTTTTTGACATTGTTACGAACAAAGTTCCAGTGTCCTTATCACTTAATGCGTAAAGGAAGAGTTGCATTTTGTAACTTATATTAAATAATAAAGGACCATAAGGGCCTTTATTATTTAATATTAATTTGTCTTTTGTAAACGTTCAGTATATGCCGTGTTTTACTACGCTATATACATTGTTGGCATTTCGTAAATTATTTTTTCATGTTTTCTAATTTGATTTTGAAGCCATAATAAGCATTAATTAGAAAAAGTAAATTTGTGAGAGGCCCTATTATTAATGCTTGTTTCCAGCCGATAAAACCCATGAATGATATGGAAAAAGCAATAAGTGCAATACTTGCAAAGCCAACAGCAGAAAATCGAATCCATTTATTTAATAACAAGTCATAGAGATATAGATGTATCAGACCTCCAAGGAAAACTATATTTCCAAATACAAAAACGACGATAGCCATTTGATTAGCCATTTCTGCAATTTCAAAAGGCGTATTTTGATAACCGCCAAGCATAATTGGATATAAACTGAGTGAAATTAATTGGCCAACAGAAACTAACGTCCAACTAATCTTTTTAAAGTTAATAGCGAAATAAATTGCTCCAATTGCAATCATAGTCATAAAAACAAATTCGGCTTTCCAATGGCCTGCATAAATATCCCAATTCTCGTTTATATAATTATGTCTTTCAAGGGGATCTAATGGCGCTTTACTCGAAAGATAGATATAAATTCCAATGGTAATGTTTATAAACAAATTTCCTAGTATCCAAAGTGTTTTTGCTAATTTCATATCTTATTATTTATAATGAATACCAACGTTTTGGCTATGATGAGTGGGGATTAGAAAGCACTAACCTTTCCTCTCGCACATAGCCACGCCTTTATTTAAATTTAAAACTTGTTGCGGACTTTCCAATCCCCACCAAAGTATCCTGACCGTTAAAACCCCATTCATTTATAGCATTTGTTAGCAATATTTTAATCAGTTAGTATTTTAACATTCAATAATTTGGCAATATCCTTGGCCGAATTCTTAGACAATTCAATTAGTTCACCGTTCGCATTCTTCTTGGAAGTTCTCACTCCCTTCAGAGGAATTAATTTGATCAATTTTCCGCTCTTGAGTTGTAAGTGGATTGAGCTTGCGATAGTATCGGATCCTTGAATTGCTCCGTTGGAATTTTTTAGTCCTGAATTCCTTTTATTCTTTATCAAGACGTGACTTATATCGTCAATTTGAATGAATTTTTTACCTGTGAATTTATTCAACACAGCCATTCCAGTCTGATTATTGATTATCAATGTTCGAAAATTAAGTGCTATTAAATCTATAAATCCAAAGAAAAGTAAAAGCCCGAATGCTCCAAGTATGGATATTAGAATGTTAGCTATAAAAGTATTGGACATTTTCATATTAAGAAAAGCTAATACAATTAAAGCCATCCCAAGAATAAAAAGGAAAAGGAATTCGAACATGGTTATTGGGAATTTAAAGCTCACCTTCGTTTGCCCATTTCCTATTCGTTCTACTTCAGTAATTTTCTTCAATTGTGAATTTTCAATTATTGCTAACGTTTGTGTATTAGCCTGTGCGTTTAGTTGCCACGAAGCTACACATTTGGATAAAAATAAAGCATTCTGAGGTAAAGCGTAATTCGTTTTTAGGAAGCTTTGTTTGGTGATTTGGGTGAGGTGGGGGATTCTGAACCGAAACGGCTAGCATGGCTTAACACCGTGTTAGGCAACGTGATATTTAAGGAGTAAATCCACTTCCGTTTTTAATTTCGGAAGATGATTGATCAAAATCGACCAAATGTTTTCATCTGATATACTATCGTAAGCGTGAATCACTTAATTTCTTAATCCTACAATTGCACGAGCATTTTTTATTTTCTCTTCAAATAAATCATCCCTTTTTAAGATTCGATTAACTGCTTCTCCAATGATTTCAAGGTTACGTTCAACCGCTCTTTTCAACATTGTATTTTCCTTATAATCGAAAAAGTTAAACTCTTCTTCTGGAAAAAATGATTCAATTTCCTCAATTGATAGTTTGATGTCAAACAACCACTTTTCAATTCTCTCATCCATAGATCAACTGTTTTGTTCTTTCTATAGAGCGGATCAAAACAGGGTTTTTTAAAGTTTGTTCTTCAACTAAATCGACTTTCCGTTTCAATAAGCCCTCAAGCTTACTTTTAAAGTCCATGTAGTTTTCAAAATAACGACCTAAATCAAACTTACGGAAGCTAACAAGCAAGTCCACATCACTTGATTCTGTAAAAGCATCAGTTTCAGCAGAACCAAAAAGGTATAGCTTATCCACTTCGTGCGAAGAGCATAATTGAATGATTTTATCAATATTGTTTTTTACTATACCCATATCTCATAAATACGAAAATGATTGAAAAAGGAAACTAAGGCTATGATAATGTTGCCTAACGCCAAGATGAATTTGGTTTGAAAGATAATATGTGAATGTTTACCGTTCCCCGAGCATGTTTGCTTTGCCTTTGTTAGGTACAGGCTTTTTTATTTTTAAGTCCTTTATTTCAGTGAATTTTGAAAAGTAGTTCTCCTGACTGTCGAAGGTGTAGCCATTGGTTTCGAGTCCAAGTTTAAAATCTCGGGTTTCGATTTCTAGAACTGTTGGATCTATTGAATACTCTCCAACTCTCATTCTGAAGTATCTCGCAATTTCAATACGAACTCCAAGTTTCAAGAGTATCCACATAGGATAAAGCCAAATAGGTTCAACAATCTCTTGACCTTTTCTAAGTTCAAGTTTACTGATGTCTGAGAAAGGAATGGGGATGGAAATAGATTGATTGTTCTTGAATACTCTTAGCAGAAGTCCATTCGTGAATGTTTGAAGGATTCCTTTCGCATTCTCCATCAACTCTATTCGCTCCACTGAATCAAAGGACTTAATGAAATAAGTGGTGCTTCCGATCAAACCATTTTTCACTTCTTCTCCAATTATCTGAAGAAGTTTGTATTACGGGACGTCATGTGAATTGAAGTACGTCATTTCATTTTCAGCTTGCACCTAACG is a genomic window containing:
- a CDS encoding nucleotidyltransferase family protein; this translates as MGIVKNNIDKIIQLCSSHEVDKLYLFGSAETDAFTESSDVDLLVSFRKFDLGRYFENYMDFKSKLEGLLKRKVDLVEEQTLKNPVLIRSIERTKQLIYG
- a CDS encoding sigma-54-dependent Fis family transcriptional regulator, producing the protein MQPQKSTPSIIALKQIVESTSQFTGKEFFEALVKHLAEILDVYGVWVTEYWEDQNKLNALAFWLDGAYVDKYEYSVPNTPCEPVLNGHDICHIPNKVIDLYPKDPDLKPLGAVSYMGISLRDIDGKILGHLALLDNKPMPEIPEVFAIFKIFASRAAAELRRELIQKKVIESESKLYRLVNGTTDAIIEFNSEFKITQANDAANQLFEFKDLVFLGIDVKNLFDAHSSKTFELSILNYNNLCDTNGSLNFEEPFVCLNCKGESFPTKINLSSYLFENNLYYALFIRNIKDEVSSNMKIKELHAETAMLKEKVNAQQFNYIIGDSEPIKKCLEQVIQVARTNANVLILGETGTGKELFAKAVHESSDRSSKPMITLNCAALPAELIESELFGHVKGAFTGALTAREGRFSLADQGSIFLDEIAELPLPLQAKLLRVIQEGTFEPVGSSETKKVDVRIIAATHRNLQKQIEEGKFREDLFYRLNVFPINIPPLRERGDDITLIANAFFEKFTKNKALYVMPLTKRDLNKLSLYHWPGNVRELQNIIERGVITSKDGNFNLDSILPNSENKTPENSKSPSILTNDDIIEIEKNNIINALNLTNWRISGEDGAAHLLNLPRTTLTSKIKKFGIKQVAIG
- a CDS encoding OsmC family protein — protein: METLQKTVNGFKSQDIMDTVGAIQSNPEIAKFKFRARNKWISGGHNRSTIQDFYGACREDETRKEPFVFDNSEPPILLGNNEGANPVEFILHGLAGCMTTTMMLHAAANGISVDHVESSLEGDLDVQGFLGLDETIRNGYQKIKVNFKIEGDLTEEEKQKLISFAYMSPVFDIVTNKVPVSLSLNA